A DNA window from Candidatus Paceibacterota bacterium contains the following coding sequences:
- a CDS encoding TIGR02391 family protein — MAKTKQPQLIEANLSYQQMEAAIPKIERRIADLEGFDVDSVNDRSDARIDALEKSLDALLVSIFGAGTVEYERYHWQVTRLDTASINMMHQTPIHEVREGLHRGISTAKAHLETIKKGFLEELGDAGLTSAGKTLKAYEGLELHPEIERAVGNLYRDGHYANAVEDATKALNALVRMRSGVEDKDGSALMEAVFSPKNPILKFNQLADTSDIDEQKGFMMMLSGAVAGLRNPRAHKIIKDDPEMALEFIAYVSLLAKLVDKSTK, encoded by the coding sequence ATGGCAAAGACAAAACAGCCACAACTTATAGAAGCAAACCTATCTTATCAACAAATGGAAGCGGCTATCCCTAAAATCGAAAGGAGAATAGCCGATCTTGAAGGTTTTGATGTTGATTCCGTAAACGACAGAAGCGATGCAAGAATTGATGCGCTTGAAAAATCTTTGGACGCGTTACTTGTTTCAATTTTTGGCGCTGGAACTGTTGAATATGAACGCTATCATTGGCAAGTTACACGATTAGACACAGCATCAATAAATATGATGCATCAAACTCCAATTCACGAGGTTCGGGAGGGTCTTCACCGTGGCATTTCCACAGCTAAGGCACATTTAGAAACAATTAAGAAAGGATTTCTTGAAGAATTGGGAGACGCTGGATTGACTTCTGCGGGAAAAACACTAAAAGCATACGAAGGTCTTGAATTACACCCAGAAATTGAGCGCGCTGTTGGCAATTTATACAGAGACGGCCATTATGCAAACGCCGTTGAGGACGCAACCAAGGCACTCAACGCTTTGGTGCGAATGCGAAGCGGTGTAGAGGATAAGGACGGAAGCGCACTTATGGAGGCGGTATTTAGTCCGAAAAATCCTATTCTAAAATTTAATCAGTTAGCGGACACTTCAGATATTGATGAGCAAAAAGGATTTATGATGATGTTGTCAGGCGCTGTTGCTGGTTTGAGAAATCCGCGCGCCCATAAAATTATTAAAGACGACCCAGAAATGGCGTTGGAATTTATCGCTTATGTTAGCTTACTCGCCAAGCTGGTGGACAAAAGCACAAAATAA
- a CDS encoding helix-turn-helix transcriptional regulator: MTSGKTISENIKKLRAKLGLTQDDLAKKADIKYTTLMKVESGTVNKPSVQTMAKIAKALGVSIEDLL; the protein is encoded by the coding sequence ATGACAAGTGGAAAAACAATAAGTGAAAATATCAAGAAATTGCGGGCTAAACTTGGATTAACTCAAGACGATTTGGCCAAGAAGGCGGATATTAAATACACCACGCTTATGAAGGTAGAGAGCGGAACAGTTAATAAGCCGAGCGTTCAAACTATGGCGAAAATCGCCAAAGCGTTGGGTGTTTCGATAGAAGATTTACTATGA
- a CDS encoding HNH endonuclease signature motif containing protein: MKEDLQKIIEQFTDYLLPILTPYEAGLYIFLLRNSFIKNGSREIRIGKRTIADNLGASRGEKTNYAHVTKLVNGLEEKSCIKIGDTTREGTLYSVFLPEEIPSVKEKLSIVADATEEDYFTDPEKRKEIFKRDKYICHYCGEKVTPENATLDHLTPQCKGEGHTKENLKTSCLVCNSIKSGKTYEEAAPYLLKSIQERKVRNNNH; the protein is encoded by the coding sequence ATGAAAGAAGATTTACAAAAAATCATCGAGCAATTTACAGATTATTTATTGCCTATTTTGACACCATATGAGGCAGGACTTTATATTTTTCTTTTGCGTAATTCGTTTATTAAAAACGGCTCAAGAGAAATAAGAATTGGAAAACGAACTATTGCTGACAATCTAGGTGCTTCTAGGGGAGAAAAAACGAATTACGCCCATGTTACAAAATTAGTAAATGGTCTAGAAGAAAAATCATGTATTAAAATTGGCGACACGACGCGAGAAGGGACATTATATTCAGTTTTTCTTCCAGAGGAAATCCCATCTGTAAAAGAGAAATTGTCTATTGTCGCTGATGCTACCGAAGAAGATTATTTTACTGACCCAGAAAAACGAAAAGAAATTTTCAAGAGAGATAAATATATTTGTCATTATTGCGGAGAAAAAGTAACGCCAGAAAATGCAACTCTCGATCATCTCACACCTCAATGCAAGGGAGAAGGACATACAAAAGAAAATCTAAAAACAAGCTGTTTAGTTTGTAATAGTATTAAATCCGGTAAAACCTACGAAGAAGCCGCGCCCTATTTACTAAAAAGTATTCAGGAAAGAAAAGTCAGGAACAATAATCATTAA
- a CDS encoding ABC transporter ATP-binding protein — protein sequence MEFLKDLEIIWDYLKNYKKRVFFLALLAVFFAVFEGLVPYIYGKMVDMVLLDSPFFLILFLVGIWALTSILSELSKRIVSLRGSYLSVEAMGDFVFKIFSSLIYLPLSFHKEKNTGDIVSRITRAGDALQFIMGDTIFWIIPRFLTVIIGLAILFFINWQLSLGALLIFILSGTISILRTPLLIENQKSFNKKIDVAAGILNDSFINIQTIKSSGAEYFQKEKIKKIYEEEINPSYKKVVLSWENTEFLQELFFSLGFMGIFAYAVFLTGKGDISQGTLVMFLGYLNLIRMPLKFLLWQWLSLQKSLARIKRAREFFKITPEKYNKKGKLIKELKGKVEYKNVFFSYSERKNVLKNISFSTLPGQKVALVGGSGEGKTTMVDLLSLYFVPKKGKILIDGIDTKHLNLNFLRKIIAYVPQDIVLFNDSIKNNILYGNPEATKEELLRAARAANISHFIETLPRKYNTIVGERGIKLSTGQKQRLAIARAIIRNPKILILDEATSSLDVKSEKLIQEALENLIKNKTTFIIAHRLSTVRKADKILVIEKGEIVEEGTHDELIKRKGMYYNLYQLQFTKKRIKLRL from the coding sequence ATGGAATTTTTAAAGGATTTAGAAATAATTTGGGATTATCTTAAAAATTATAAAAAGAGAGTTTTTTTCTTAGCTCTCCTTGCTGTTTTTTTTGCTGTTTTTGAGGGGCTTGTTCCATATATTTACGGAAAAATGGTAGATATGGTTTTGCTCGATTCTCCTTTTTTCTTAATCCTTTTTCTGGTAGGAATATGGGCTTTAACGAGCATACTGTCAGAATTATCAAAAAGAATAGTATCCCTAAGAGGATCTTATCTATCCGTAGAAGCAATGGGAGATTTTGTTTTTAAAATATTTTCCTCTCTTATTTATCTGCCACTTTCGTTCCATAAAGAAAAAAACACAGGAGATATTGTTTCCAGAATTACCAGAGCAGGAGACGCTCTTCAATTTATAATGGGAGATACTATTTTTTGGATAATTCCCCGTTTTTTAACGGTCATAATAGGGCTTGCTATTCTTTTTTTCATTAACTGGCAGCTTTCTTTGGGCGCTCTTTTAATTTTTATTCTTTCCGGAACGATTTCCATTTTAAGAACTCCTCTTCTTATAGAAAATCAAAAATCTTTTAATAAGAAGATTGATGTTGCAGCCGGCATATTAAATGATTCTTTTATTAATATCCAAACGATTAAGTCGTCAGGAGCGGAATATTTTCAAAAAGAAAAAATAAAAAAAATATATGAAGAAGAAATAAATCCTTCATATAAAAAAGTGGTTTTGAGCTGGGAAAATACTGAATTTTTACAAGAACTTTTTTTCTCCCTCGGCTTTATGGGAATTTTTGCCTATGCCGTTTTTTTAACCGGAAAAGGGGATATATCACAAGGTACTTTAGTGATGTTTTTGGGTTATTTAAATTTAATAAGAATGCCTCTTAAGTTTCTACTTTGGCAATGGCTGTCTTTACAAAAATCCCTCGCAAGAATAAAAAGAGCAAGAGAGTTCTTTAAAATAACGCCTGAAAAATACAACAAAAAAGGAAAATTAATTAAAGAACTGAAAGGAAAGGTGGAATATAAAAATGTTTTCTTTTCTTATAGCGAAAGAAAAAATGTTCTCAAGAATATAAGTTTTTCAACTTTGCCAGGACAGAAAGTCGCTCTTGTTGGAGGAAGCGGGGAAGGAAAGACAACAATGGTTGATCTTCTCTCTTTATATTTTGTTCCCAAAAAAGGAAAAATTCTAATAGACGGCATTGATACAAAGCATCTTAACCTTAATTTTCTTAGAAAAATAATAGCATATGTTCCTCAAGATATTGTACTGTTTAACGACAGCATAAAAAACAATATTCTTTACGGAAATCCGGAAGCAACAAAAGAAGAGCTTTTAAGAGCGGCAAGAGCGGCTAATATATCACACTTTATTGAGACCCTCCCTAGAAAATATAATACAATTGTGGGGGAAAGAGGAATAAAGCTTTCTACAGGACAAAAGCAGCGCCTCGCAATTGCAAGGGCTATAATTCGAAACCCAAAAATTCTTATTTTAGACGAAGCAACCTCTTCTTTGGATGTAAAGTCCGAAAAACTAATTCAGGAAGCATTGGAAAACCTAATAAAGAACAAAACAACTTTTATAATTGCCCATCGCCTTAGCACGGTAAGAAAAGCGGATAAAATTCTGGTTATAGAGAAAGGAGAAATAGTTGAAGAAGGAACTCACGATGAACTTATAAAAAGAAAGGGAATGTACTATAATCTTTATCAGCTTCAGTTTACAAAGAAAAGGATTAAATTAAGATTATAA
- a CDS encoding histidine phosphatase family protein, protein MSITITYFVHGTTTDNEKEISSGWFDVELSDLGVKQSIELKDKIKDKKFDVVFCSDLKRAVNSAKLTFEGVVQIIPDKRLRECNYGKYNAQSSAIVEPMQENHIIEKFPEGESYEDVKMRIADFLEFLKKNYDGKSVAIVAHKAPQLALDVLLKNKTWEQAFAEDWRKTKSWKPGWDYDIK, encoded by the coding sequence ATGTCTATAACAATTACCTATTTTGTCCACGGAACGACAACAGATAATGAAAAAGAAATTTCATCCGGTTGGTTTGATGTTGAACTTTCCGATTTGGGCGTTAAACAATCAATCGAATTAAAAGATAAAATCAAAGACAAAAAGTTTGATGTTGTGTTTTGTTCTGATTTAAAACGAGCTGTTAATTCAGCAAAACTGACTTTTGAGGGAGTTGTGCAAATTATCCCTGACAAAAGATTGCGAGAGTGCAACTACGGAAAATACAACGCCCAGTCTTCGGCAATCGTGGAGCCAATGCAAGAAAACCACATTATTGAAAAATTTCCTGAAGGTGAAAGTTATGAAGATGTAAAAATGAGAATAGCTGATTTTCTTGAATTTTTAAAGAAAAATTATGACGGAAAATCAGTCGCGATAGTCGCACACAAAGCGCCACAACTTGCTTTAGATGTTTTATTGAAAAACAAAACTTGGGAACAAGCTTTTGCCGAAGATTGGCGAAAAACAAAATCGTGGAAACCGGGCTGGGATTATGATATAAAATAA
- a CDS encoding chorismate mutase, with translation MGSDFFQQTPPKLTYCLVLNIYSSLFIAGIFKIELKINFTNFSVIYFFSKIWYAYLKENKSKMDKELINLRKEIDKCDRELINILSLRFKIGKRIGEYKRKNEMNREDKKREKEMLLIRKKWGNKKGLDSFFIERFFNNIFKEIKKNHKKIFGKL, from the coding sequence ATGGGTTCTGACTTTTTCCAACAAACACCACCAAAGTTAACTTATTGCCTTGTTTTAAATATTTATTCTTCTCTTTTTATAGCGGGAATTTTTAAAATTGAATTAAAAATCAATTTCACTAATTTTTCCGTAATTTATTTTTTTTCAAAAATATGGTACGCTTATCTGAAAGAAAATAAATCTAAAATGGATAAAGAACTTATAAACTTAAGAAAAGAAATTGATAAATGCGACAGGGAATTAATTAATATTTTATCTCTGCGGTTTAAAATTGGGAAAAGAATAGGGGAGTATAAGAGAAAAAATGAAATGAATCGGGAAGATAAAAAAAGAGAGAAAGAAATGCTCTTAATAAGAAAAAAATGGGGAAATAAAAAAGGCCTTGATTCTTTTTTTATAGAAAGATTTTTTAATAATATTTTTAAAGAAATTAAAAAAAATCATAAAAAAATATTTGGAAAATTATAA